The genomic stretch CGCATCTTTTTACAAACATCTGACTACTTGGTCTCCATTGTCAGCGAGAATCAAATATCATATGAAGACAATCCTATATTCTTATCACTTTACTGAGCAATAAATACCTTCCGTATACTTAGTAATACCTTCATCGTAATCAGGATACTTATATGCAAGACCTTCTGATACAGCTTTTGAATACTTTCTAAATAATGCATAGCAAGTAAATAAAGACTTCCACATTTCCTGATACCCATTCACAGAATATGTAGACATGAGTTCCTCCCATTCTTTATTTGAAAGGTACCGCTTCATAAATTTATAGTTCTTCCCCATACTAAATGAATACCCTTTCTGAGATGCGATATGCCAGGCCATCATTCTCAATAAATTAGGACGTACAATTTCATTTAAATGGTCAATGGCAAAAAGGATTTCATTTCTTGCTAGTCCTTTTACTACGTAAGTCGAAACCATCCAGAACTCATTACAGCAATCATCAAATTCCCTTGCAGTCGGCCTTTTTATCCAGTATTGGCGATCATTTGGGGTCACTTTATAGTTGATGAACGAATCCTTATCAAGCAATACCTTAACCAAACCATCGTTATTAGCAAAATAATCTTCTGCTTCACGAATTGGAATAAGGGTTAGATCTAATTTGTTGCCATCCTCAAAAAGAATAATGTATGAAAACCAATTACCTAATTCGGGAGGAAAAAGCTCCATATCTTCTGGTTTTTGCATCATAATGCGCTTCCCAAAGATTTCGAGCCACTGATCATTTTCTTTAAAAGATTCTACATCAGTTACAAAATACGAGATGTCATAATCTTGGAAGTTGTCAGGAGGGATATTTCTGTTTGTACGTGACCCTTCCAAAGTGACCAATCGGATTCTCTCATCGTTCAAAGCAAAGTCCAAAAAAATGTCCATCATTTCCTGCTCACTTCGCATTACATGTTCCTCCGTTTCAGCCTTAATATCTAACTGTAAAACGTCTTATAGATTTTTTTACTCTTGAATGTGATGTATTCTTCTAAGCTTTATTTTACATGATGTTCTCCTATATATCATTCAATATTAAGATGCAAGACATCTCAAAATCAGATATCAACTATGACGGACTACATGAATATTCAGTTTTTTGTAGAGCCGCCATGGGACGACACTATCTTTGACACACTTTAATCCCCCCTGCTTTATCGACATGTTAACTGGTATGAGAGATTGACAAAAAGAAGGAAAACGATATATTTAAGCGAATACGAGTTTTTGAGTAAATTTTAAAATGACACTTTTTTCAAAAATCATGTCTTAACGGGAGGATTCGGTATGAATGAATTTATGAAAAAGTTTTCTTTAACAAAACCGATTATTCAAGCTCCAATGGCTGGCGGTATTACAAAGCCCCGACTTGCATCTGCAGTTTCGAATCAAGGTGCTCTTGGCAGCTTAGCATCGGGGTATCTTACGCCAGACCTCCTAGAACAACAAATAAAAGAAATATTTGAGCTGACAGACGCTCCTTTTCAAATTAATGTGTTTGTTCCGCTAGGTCTAGAGATGCCACCAAAAGATCAGATTAAAAAGTGGAAAGAAAACATACCGTTAGCTAATCAAGTAAATCAATTCACATCTGTACAAGAAGAGTGGGATGACTTCTATCAAAAAATTGATCTAATTTTAAAATACAAGGTTAAGGCTTGCTCATTCACTTTTGATCTGCCGCCTGAAGACGCAGTAAAGGAGCTAAAAACCGCTGGATGCTGTTTAATAGGAACCGCTTCAACAGTAGAAGAAGCATTGTTAATGGAAGAACGGGGAATGGATATAGTAGTCCTTCAAGGAAGTGAAGCCGGTGGACATCGCGGAGCATTCTTACCTTCCAAAGGTGAATCTGCCGTAGGTTTAATGGCTCTGATTCCACAAGCAGCAGATGCACTGAGCGTACCTGTCATAGCTGCTGGGGGAATGATAGACCACAGAGGAGTAAAAGCAGCTTTAACCCTCGGAGCCCAAGGCGTTCAAATCGGTTCTGCCTTTTTAATTTGTCACGAGAGTAACGCACATCCAGTGCATAAACAGAAAATACTAGAAGCAAACGAAGCAGATACAAAGCTTACGACATTATTTTCAGGTAAAGAGGCCAGAGGAATCGTAAATAAATGGATGGAAGAAAATGAACAGTTTGAGACACAAACCCTTCCGTACCCTTATCAAAATACACTAACGAAGGCAATGAGACAGAAGGCTTCACTTCAAAATAACCATGATCAGATGTCTTTATGGGCAGGTCAAGGGATACGGTCATTGACTGAGGAAATTTCGGTTAAGCAGCTTTTAAATCAGCTTTGCCAAGAGGATATAAAAATATAGGCGCACCTCATTGATAGAGCAAAAAGCAAACTTTGACAGGCAGTTTGCTTTTTTTTTCGTAATTTCATCCACTGACTCTGGAAATCTAAATACTCCTACATTTTCAAAGCTAATTTGAATCGGGTTATCAATCATCACATTGATACGATGCGATCTTGATAATTTCACCACAACCACAATACATTACCAACATTTCGATCTTATCTCCCCTTCTCAAGTTTTGCTCCCTATTCGAATAATCGATAGCTCCCATATTAAATTTGAATAGTAAAATGGTTCTTTTTCGTTTGATTCAGATGATATAAAGTCATATGATAAAAAAAGAATGAGACAGAAAGCGTGAGAAGTGATGAAAATAGGATTTTTTGATTCAGGAATTGGTGGCATGACTGTATTGTATGAGGCCATAAAAGTTCTTCCTTATGAAGATTACATTTTTTATGCAGATACGTTAAACGTTCCATACGGTGAAAAATCAAAGGGTAAAGTTAAAGAATATATTTTCAATGCAGCTGAATTTCTGGCCAGTCAAAATATCAAAGCTCTTGTTATTGCGTGTAATACAGCTACTAGCATTGCGATAGAGGATCTTCGGAGAAACTTCGACTTTCCGATAATCGGAATCGAACCCGCTGTAAAGCCTGCTATAAATAAATGTACAGAGGAAAGAAAAAGAGTTCTGGTAGTTGCTACTAATTTGACGCTTAAAGAAGAGAAATTTCATAATCTAGTTAAAGAAATTGATCACCATGACCTTGTTGATTGCTTAGCTCTTCCAGGACTAGTTGAATTTGCTGAGAACTTTGATTTTAGTGAAGACAAAATCATTAAATATCTAAAGAACGAACTATCTTCTTTTGATCTGAAACAATATGGAACGATTGTGTTAGGAT from Bacillus subtilis subsp. subtilis str. 168 encodes the following:
- the aadK gene encoding aminoglycoside 6-adenylyltransferase (Evidence 1a: Function from experimental evidences in the studied strain; PubMedId: 8293959; Product type e : enzyme); this translates as MRSEQEMMDIFLDFALNDERIRLVTLEGSRTNRNIPPDNFQDYDISYFVTDVESFKENDQWLEIFGKRIMMQKPEDMELFPPELGNWFSYIILFEDGNKLDLTLIPIREAEDYFANNDGLVKVLLDKDSFINYKVTPNDRQYWIKRPTAREFDDCCNEFWMVSTYVVKGLARNEILFAIDHLNEIVRPNLLRMMAWHIASQKGYSFSMGKNYKFMKRYLSNKEWEELMSTYSVNGYQEMWKSLFTCYALFRKYSKAVSEGLAYKYPDYDEGITKYTEGIYCSVK
- the yrpB gene encoding putative anionic nitroalkane monoxygenase (Evidence 3: Putative function from multiple computational evidences; PubMedId: 9501443; Product type e: enzyme), translated to MNEFMKKFSLTKPIIQAPMAGGITKPRLASAVSNQGALGSLASGYLTPDLLEQQIKEIFELTDAPFQINVFVPLGLEMPPKDQIKKWKENIPLANQVNQFTSVQEEWDDFYQKIDLILKYKVKACSFTFDLPPEDAVKELKTAGCCLIGTASTVEEALLMEERGMDIVVLQGSEAGGHRGAFLPSKGESAVGLMALIPQAADALSVPVIAAGGMIDHRGVKAALTLGAQGVQIGSAFLICHESNAHPVHKQKILEANEADTKLTTLFSGKEARGIVNKWMEENEQFETQTLPYPYQNTLTKAMRQKASLQNNHDQMSLWAGQGIRSLTEEISVKQLLNQLCQEDIKI
- the murI gene encoding glutamate racemase (Evidence 1a: Function from experimental evidences in the studied strain; PubMedId: 12829290, 15212785, 15347750, 17720142, 25777674; Product type e: enzyme) gives rise to the protein MKIGFFDSGIGGMTVLYEAIKVLPYEDYIFYADTLNVPYGEKSKGKVKEYIFNAAEFLASQNIKALVIACNTATSIAIEDLRRNFDFPIIGIEPAVKPAINKCTEERKRVLVVATNLTLKEEKFHNLVKEIDHHDLVDCLALPGLVEFAENFDFSEDKIIKYLKNELSSFDLKQYGTIVLGCTHFPFFKNSFEKLFGIKVDMISGSVGTAKQLKKVLADRNQLGKGSGSITFFNSGHKIVDQEVISKYKRLFEILDETQRSHVGH